A part of Emcibacter nanhaiensis genomic DNA contains:
- the purU gene encoding formyltetrahydrofolate deformylase, giving the protein MENTYILTLSCVDQPGLVAKVSGLLFEKGANVLDAQQFRDGDTGRFFMRIVYDLAGNSGKADALKAAFAPLAEEFGMTWQIHNTAEKRKVLLLVSKFDHCLGDLLYRNRIGELNMDVVGIVSNHPKEVLNLTLLGDIPYYHFPITKDTKPQQEAQIKQVIEDTGAELVVLARYMQILSDDFSAFLSGRCINIHHSFLPGFKGAKPYHQAYDRGVKMIGATAHYVTKDLDEGPIIVQDVEAVSHRDTPDDLVRKGRDIERRVLARAVHYHLEDRVLTNGSKTVVFRD; this is encoded by the coding sequence ATGGAGAATACCTATATTCTGACCCTTTCATGTGTTGACCAGCCCGGACTGGTGGCCAAGGTGTCCGGCCTGCTTTTTGAAAAAGGCGCCAACGTACTGGACGCACAGCAATTTCGTGATGGGGATACCGGCCGGTTCTTCATGCGAATCGTTTATGACCTTGCCGGCAACAGCGGCAAAGCCGACGCCCTGAAAGCCGCCTTCGCGCCGCTGGCGGAAGAATTCGGCATGACCTGGCAGATCCACAACACCGCCGAAAAGCGGAAAGTCCTGCTTCTGGTTTCCAAATTCGACCACTGCCTGGGCGACCTGCTCTACCGCAATCGAATCGGTGAATTGAACATGGATGTGGTCGGAATTGTATCCAATCACCCGAAAGAGGTCCTCAACCTGACCCTGCTGGGCGACATCCCCTATTATCATTTCCCGATCACCAAGGACACCAAGCCGCAGCAGGAAGCCCAGATCAAACAAGTGATCGAGGATACCGGCGCCGAACTGGTGGTTCTGGCCCGGTATATGCAGATCCTGTCCGACGACTTCTCCGCCTTCCTGTCCGGGCGCTGCATCAATATCCACCATTCGTTCCTGCCCGGCTTCAAGGGTGCCAAGCCCTATCACCAGGCCTATGACCGCGGGGTGAAAATGATCGGCGCCACCGCGCACTATGTGACCAAGGATCTGGATGAAGGCCCGATCATTGTGCAGGATGTTGAGGCGGTCAGCCATCGGGACACACCGGATGACCTGGTCCGCAAGGGCCGTGATATCGAGCGCCGGGTCCTGGCCCGCGCCGTTCATTATCACCTGGAAGACCGGGTCCTGACCAACGGCAGCAAGACCGTCGTTTTCCGCGACTGA